A genomic stretch from Rhodoligotrophos appendicifer includes:
- a CDS encoding SpvB/TcaC N-terminal domain-containing protein, translating into MGQLNSDPPLPANTRDADGVGRRRDQAFTSPTVSLPKGGGAFRGIGEKFAANPVTGTGSLALPLPLSPGRSSFTPQIALTYDSGAGNGPYGFGWSLNLPRITRRTDRGLPTYGDGLDGDVFILSGAEDLVPVLGSDGAYFEEQRDGYRITRFRPRTEGLFARIEYWCRIADSRESHWRSISSDNVTTLYGASSASRISDPDDPTRIFSWLACETFDAKGNAAVYQYLPEDIRNVDFDSPCEANRRDADRTANRYLKRILYGNATSRRRQADLSLTRWCFELVFDYGDHDAVSPTVEPDRPWPVRPDPFSVYRPGFEIRTYRRCQRFLMFHRFAELGADAQLVRSLALDYQDLPDPEMAAPREELGHPGSTRLGSFLRRAVMAGHAESGFSKPTPPLEFRYSRPTISNETQSLDASSAADLPWGVDGIHSSWVDLNSEGMPGVLSRQGETWWYKPNFGAGKLGDQQPVAQAPSGRSGLRFLDLAGDGTLDAVQLEWPQAGFFEREDEAGWSAFTPFASQPNVDWSDPNLRLVDLTGDGHADILITGDEAISWHASLGEEGFGPRQSTPFASDDSAGPRLVFHDRTETLFLADMSGDGLADLVRLRNGEVTYWPNLGYGRFGAKVTMAGAPTFDAPEHFNPGRIRLADIDGSGVTDILYLAEDGVRLYFNRAGNGWTPPVIVGGLPPIDDVANVSVVDLLANGTACLVWSRPLPNHVQSVLSYVDLMGGSKPHLLTSFENNLGARTVIHYASSARFYLADKQAGRPWLTHLPFPVHVVERTEVYDQISRTRFTTRFAYHHGHFDGKEREFCGFGMIEQWDTEEFGGLDPDGTLPPAANADAASHVPPVLTRSWYHTGLYLGRDRVSSAFAGLLDPMDVGEYYREPGLTDAQARLLLLEDTVLPAGLTADEEREACRALKGGLLRREVYALDGTDKAPHPYSVIEQNFALRLLQQRGSNKHAVFFAHPRESIVYYYERDPADPRIAQALTLEVDAYGNSLKTASVAYGRRQPDPALDPADQEAQGEVHIVLNETDVTNAIEDPDAYRKPVPAEQRSFSLTGLGAPGQGHRFTADEILAAAVTAATLPYHQSPTPGLVQSRLIEHVRTLYRRDDLAGPLPLGTIEPMALPFEAYRLALTPELVAQVYGPRVTESMLLSEGRYVHSQGDDLWWIPSGRAFLSPNDADDAAAELSHAEEHFFLVNRYKDPFGAVTTITFDSYDLLIQHVRDPLGSIVTVGERDTAGAVVVQGNDYRFLQARLITDANGNRSAASFDALGMVVGTAVMGKRDEVSRRGDLIDGFIADLPDDIILDHLTNPLADPHAILQRATTRTVYDLFAYARTKHEARPSPCVLYSLVRETHDADLAPGALTQVQHGFTYSDGLGREIQRKIQAEPGPVPRRDPLTGSIVVIDGDPQLTDESIAPRWVGTGWTVFNNKGFPVRQFEPFFSDRHGFEADTRVGVSTIPFYDPVGRVVGTLRPDHSWDKAILGAWRQEIWDVNDTVLTDPTTDPELRDFIRHLPEADDLPTWFEQRRSGAMGPHERAAAVKTANHAATPAVSFSDSLDRTFLTIAHNRFTLTETDPPTEALHSTRIVFDIEGNQRAVIDTLGRTILRCDYDMLGRQLHHQSMDAGARWSLSDVAGKPIYAWDSRDHRFRVTYDTLQRHLQTFLSRNASSEQLIGQTVYGEGEPDPETRNLRGKPFQFFDQAGLVISEDYDFKDNLLSAQRRLVREYKAVIDWSTSPELEPETFTSSNVYDALNRPVSVAAPDGSVYRPIYSEANLLQAVTVNIRGAPAPTALVTNIDHDAKGQRQRVDYANGVTTRYEYDRLTVLLRRLVTTRASDQAVLQDLAYSYDPAGNISAIDDSAQPTLYFANQSVDASTDYTYDALYRLIRAEGREHIGQTSQSWSNWNDQSRSRLPQPGDGQAMRRYVERYEYDAAGNLLTLAHRATDGNWQRSYAYEDPSLIEPIRPGNRLSSSTVGGLTETYAHDDHGNLIALPHLALMRWTYNDELAATARQAVASGAPETTYYVYDASGHRVRKITERQNGTRRSERITLGGFEVYRDYDAAGLAINLQRETLHVMDDQRRIALIETRSLGNDGSPQQLIRYQLGNHLGSASLELSDAGEIISYEEYTPYGATSYQAVRSQTETPKRYRFIGCERDEESGFYLCGMRYHAPWLGRWASCDPAGLAGGLNPYAYAHGNPIRFIDPLGLEPEPVNLPANTPQDAEGNYLIPGEIIEIVDKAPVVDELESARRRGLIDVVSREEFERQIRFQNRDNKSDYSWLTGPPEEWYWTEFPEEAQAEAEAKFDQAVSKEYKRVTDDLSVSLSKSYRRMEAAYNVGRGIAIGTGVAVTVLFGGAAAIAAESSPATFAFAASAYNSTPLVIGGALVAGIVAPPGVDVPGPWDDVSKTLKTLGVFEQDVAKFAKGEKVWGQIERGSAKVLGYFQLGKRKVTAGVLELKSNDEGGNMIRAILTFRQQATALAKQLGVKTLRLEANTVVNTKEVPAYLQKMGFKPFKNDDYSFFLNIFFD; encoded by the coding sequence ATGGGCCAGCTCAACTCAGATCCCCCGCTGCCCGCAAACACTCGAGACGCGGACGGTGTCGGACGGCGGAGGGACCAAGCGTTTACATCTCCAACCGTATCGCTGCCCAAGGGCGGCGGCGCGTTTAGGGGGATCGGGGAAAAATTCGCAGCAAACCCCGTAACGGGCACCGGCTCGCTTGCCCTGCCTCTTCCCCTCAGTCCTGGACGCTCAAGCTTCACCCCTCAAATCGCACTGACCTATGACTCCGGGGCCGGCAACGGCCCCTACGGCTTTGGCTGGAGCCTCAACCTGCCCAGGATCACTCGACGGACCGATCGCGGTCTGCCGACCTATGGTGATGGGCTTGACGGCGATGTTTTCATCCTGTCCGGGGCCGAAGACCTGGTCCCGGTCCTTGGCTCCGATGGCGCTTACTTCGAAGAGCAGAGGGACGGCTACCGCATCACACGCTTCCGACCCCGTACCGAAGGGTTGTTTGCGCGCATCGAATATTGGTGCCGGATCGCCGACTCGCGGGAGTCGCATTGGCGTTCCATCTCTTCAGACAATGTGACGACGCTCTACGGTGCATCGTCGGCGAGCAGAATCTCAGACCCCGATGATCCGACACGAATTTTCAGCTGGCTTGCCTGCGAGACTTTCGATGCCAAGGGAAACGCGGCTGTCTACCAGTATCTGCCCGAGGATATTCGCAACGTCGACTTTGACAGCCCCTGCGAGGCAAACCGAAGGGATGCTGACCGCACCGCCAATCGGTACTTGAAGCGGATTCTCTACGGCAACGCGACCTCCCGGCGGCGACAGGCGGATCTTTCACTCACGCGCTGGTGTTTCGAGCTGGTCTTCGATTATGGCGACCACGATGCGGTGAGCCCGACGGTGGAGCCCGACCGGCCGTGGCCGGTCCGCCCCGATCCCTTCTCCGTTTATCGCCCAGGCTTCGAGATCAGGACCTACCGGCGCTGCCAGCGTTTCCTGATGTTCCACCGATTTGCGGAGCTGGGAGCAGACGCTCAGCTCGTGCGATCCCTCGCTCTCGACTACCAAGACCTCCCCGATCCGGAGATGGCCGCACCCCGTGAAGAACTCGGGCACCCGGGGAGCACTCGCCTCGGGTCATTCCTTCGCCGCGCAGTCATGGCAGGCCATGCGGAAAGCGGGTTCTCCAAGCCGACGCCTCCCCTCGAGTTCAGGTATTCCCGCCCCACCATCAGCAACGAGACGCAAAGCCTGGATGCTTCAAGCGCTGCCGATCTGCCCTGGGGCGTCGATGGCATCCACTCCAGCTGGGTGGATTTGAACAGCGAAGGCATGCCCGGCGTTCTCAGCCGGCAGGGCGAGACCTGGTGGTACAAGCCGAATTTCGGCGCGGGAAAGCTGGGCGACCAGCAACCCGTGGCTCAGGCGCCTTCAGGCCGGTCTGGCCTCCGATTTCTTGATCTCGCCGGGGATGGGACGCTGGACGCGGTACAGCTCGAATGGCCCCAGGCCGGTTTCTTCGAGCGCGAAGACGAGGCTGGCTGGTCTGCCTTCACACCGTTTGCAAGCCAGCCGAATGTCGACTGGAGTGACCCCAATCTGCGCCTGGTCGACCTCACGGGTGATGGCCATGCCGATATCCTGATCACGGGGGACGAGGCGATTTCCTGGCACGCCTCGCTGGGCGAGGAGGGCTTCGGGCCCCGCCAGTCGACCCCGTTTGCCTCCGATGACTCCGCCGGACCGCGGTTGGTCTTTCACGACAGGACCGAGACGCTTTTTCTGGCTGACATGTCGGGCGACGGCCTCGCCGATCTGGTCCGTCTGCGCAATGGCGAAGTGACGTACTGGCCCAACCTCGGCTACGGGCGATTCGGCGCCAAAGTCACCATGGCCGGCGCGCCGACCTTCGATGCGCCCGAACATTTTAATCCCGGGCGCATTCGCCTTGCTGACATCGACGGCTCCGGCGTCACCGATATCCTCTATCTCGCCGAAGACGGAGTTCGTCTCTATTTCAACCGCGCAGGCAATGGCTGGACGCCACCCGTCATCGTGGGCGGTTTGCCTCCTATCGATGACGTGGCCAATGTGAGCGTCGTCGACCTCCTGGCCAATGGCACTGCGTGTCTGGTGTGGTCCCGCCCGCTGCCGAACCATGTCCAGTCTGTGTTGAGCTACGTCGATCTGATGGGCGGCTCGAAGCCCCACCTCCTGACCAGCTTCGAGAACAATCTCGGCGCCAGGACGGTGATCCACTACGCATCTTCTGCGCGGTTCTACCTTGCGGACAAGCAGGCCGGTCGGCCCTGGCTGACCCACCTGCCGTTTCCCGTGCATGTGGTTGAGCGCACTGAGGTCTACGACCAGATCAGCCGCACCCGCTTCACCACCCGTTTTGCTTATCATCACGGCCATTTCGATGGAAAGGAGCGCGAGTTCTGCGGCTTCGGAATGATCGAGCAGTGGGATACGGAGGAGTTCGGCGGCCTCGATCCCGACGGCACTCTGCCACCCGCCGCCAATGCCGACGCGGCCTCCCATGTCCCCCCCGTTCTGACGCGCAGCTGGTATCACACCGGCCTCTATCTCGGCCGCGATCGCGTCTCCAGCGCCTTCGCTGGTCTTCTCGACCCCATGGATGTCGGGGAATATTATCGCGAACCCGGGCTCACCGACGCACAAGCCCGCCTGCTGCTCCTCGAAGACACCGTCCTCCCTGCGGGTTTGACCGCTGACGAGGAACGTGAGGCCTGCCGAGCGTTGAAGGGGGGCCTTCTGCGCCGCGAGGTCTACGCGCTCGATGGCACCGACAAGGCACCCCACCCCTATTCCGTGATCGAACAGAATTTCGCCCTCCGGCTCCTGCAACAGAGAGGGTCCAATAAGCATGCAGTCTTCTTTGCCCATCCCCGGGAATCGATCGTCTATTATTACGAGCGCGACCCTGCAGATCCGCGGATCGCGCAGGCTCTAACACTTGAGGTCGACGCCTATGGCAATAGCCTCAAAACGGCATCCGTCGCCTATGGGCGCCGCCAACCTGACCCGGCGCTGGACCCAGCAGACCAGGAGGCTCAGGGCGAAGTCCACATCGTTCTTAACGAGACCGATGTCACCAACGCCATCGAGGACCCCGATGCCTATCGAAAGCCCGTTCCGGCCGAACAGCGTAGCTTTTCACTGACGGGGCTCGGCGCTCCAGGGCAAGGACACCGCTTCACAGCTGACGAAATCCTGGCCGCCGCCGTCACCGCTGCCACGCTCCCCTATCACCAGTCACCGACTCCCGGACTGGTGCAGAGCCGCCTGATCGAGCATGTCAGGACCCTCTATCGCCGAGATGATCTCGCCGGCCCCCTCCCCCTCGGCACGATCGAGCCTATGGCGCTGCCCTTCGAGGCCTATCGCCTGGCCTTGACGCCGGAGCTGGTCGCCCAGGTTTACGGACCCCGCGTCACCGAGAGCATGCTCCTGTCCGAAGGCCGCTATGTCCACAGCCAGGGCGACGATCTTTGGTGGATTCCCTCCGGCCGCGCCTTCCTGTCTCCGAATGACGCCGACGACGCTGCCGCCGAGCTGTCTCACGCCGAGGAGCATTTCTTCCTCGTCAACCGGTACAAGGACCCGTTCGGTGCGGTCACGACCATCACTTTTGACAGTTATGACCTGCTGATCCAGCACGTGCGGGATCCTTTGGGCAGCATCGTCACTGTCGGCGAGCGCGACACTGCAGGCGCTGTGGTCGTGCAGGGCAATGACTACCGCTTCCTGCAGGCGCGCCTGATCACCGACGCCAATGGAAACCGCTCCGCAGCAAGCTTCGACGCACTGGGTATGGTGGTCGGCACTGCGGTCATGGGCAAGCGCGACGAGGTTTCGCGACGGGGAGACCTGATCGATGGCTTCATAGCGGATCTCCCCGACGACATCATCCTGGATCACCTGACAAACCCGTTGGCGGACCCCCATGCCATTCTCCAGCGGGCGACGACGCGAACTGTCTACGACTTGTTTGCTTATGCCCGGACCAAGCACGAGGCCCGACCGTCGCCCTGCGTCCTCTACAGCCTTGTGCGTGAGACCCATGACGCCGACCTTGCTCCTGGAGCACTGACCCAAGTTCAGCACGGCTTCACCTATTCCGATGGCTTGGGACGCGAGATCCAGAGGAAAATCCAGGCCGAGCCCGGTCCTGTGCCGCGGCGTGATCCTCTCACCGGCTCGATTGTCGTCATCGACGGCGACCCTCAGCTCACAGACGAGAGCATCGCACCCCGCTGGGTCGGTACCGGCTGGACCGTGTTCAATAACAAGGGCTTCCCAGTCCGGCAGTTCGAGCCGTTCTTTTCCGATCGACACGGCTTCGAGGCTGATACGCGCGTGGGTGTCAGCACGATTCCCTTCTACGATCCTGTGGGACGTGTCGTCGGCACCCTGCGCCCCGACCATAGCTGGGACAAGGCAATCCTCGGAGCGTGGCGGCAGGAGATCTGGGACGTCAACGACACGGTTCTGACCGATCCGACCACGGATCCTGAGCTGCGCGATTTCATTCGGCACCTGCCGGAGGCGGACGACCTTCCGACATGGTTCGAGCAGCGCCGATCGGGAGCCATGGGCCCCCATGAGAGAGCCGCTGCGGTGAAGACGGCGAACCATGCCGCCACGCCCGCGGTTTCCTTCAGCGACTCACTGGACCGGACCTTCCTGACGATCGCTCACAACCGCTTCACGTTGACCGAGACCGATCCGCCGACTGAGGCGCTGCATTCAACCCGGATCGTCTTCGACATCGAGGGCAATCAGCGCGCGGTCATCGATACCCTGGGTCGCACCATTCTTCGCTGCGACTATGACATGCTCGGCCGCCAGCTCCACCATCAGAGCATGGATGCCGGAGCGCGATGGTCTCTGTCGGATGTTGCCGGCAAGCCGATCTATGCTTGGGACAGTCGCGATCACCGTTTCCGTGTGACCTACGACACTCTCCAGCGCCATCTCCAGACGTTCCTGTCCCGGAACGCCTCGTCCGAACAGCTCATCGGCCAAACGGTGTATGGCGAAGGCGAACCCGACCCGGAGACCCGCAACCTTCGCGGAAAGCCGTTCCAGTTCTTCGACCAGGCCGGACTGGTTATCAGCGAAGACTATGATTTCAAGGACAATCTTCTGTCGGCGCAGCGTCGCCTCGTGCGCGAATACAAAGCCGTCATCGACTGGTCGACAAGCCCCGAACTCGAGCCGGAGACCTTCACAAGCAGCAATGTCTACGATGCCCTCAATCGACCCGTGTCGGTCGCAGCCCCCGATGGAAGCGTCTACCGGCCCATCTACAGCGAGGCTAATCTGCTGCAGGCCGTCACCGTCAATATTCGGGGGGCTCCCGCACCCACCGCGCTGGTCACCAATATTGACCATGATGCCAAGGGCCAGCGCCAGCGCGTCGATTACGCAAATGGCGTCACGACGCGATATGAGTATGACCGGCTGACAGTTCTGCTGCGCCGGCTGGTCACCACGCGCGCGTCAGATCAAGCGGTCCTCCAGGACCTTGCCTATAGCTACGATCCCGCAGGCAACATCTCCGCGATCGACGACAGCGCACAGCCGACTCTCTACTTCGCGAACCAGAGTGTCGACGCGAGTACCGACTACACCTATGACGCTCTCTATCGACTCATACGAGCCGAGGGGCGCGAGCATATCGGTCAGACCTCGCAATCCTGGTCAAACTGGAACGATCAATCGCGGTCGCGACTGCCTCAGCCCGGCGACGGGCAGGCCATGCGCCGCTATGTCGAACGATATGAGTACGATGCCGCGGGGAACCTGCTGACTCTGGCCCATCGGGCGACAGATGGCAACTGGCAGCGCAGCTATGCCTATGAGGACCCGAGTCTGATCGAGCCCATTCGGCCAGGCAACCGTCTGAGCAGCTCGACCGTCGGGGGTCTCACCGAGACCTATGCCCATGATGACCACGGCAATCTCATCGCACTGCCGCATCTTGCCCTGATGCGCTGGACCTACAATGACGAACTCGCCGCCACGGCACGTCAGGCTGTGGCCAGCGGCGCACCGGAGACGACCTATTACGTCTATGACGCGAGCGGTCATCGAGTTCGCAAGATCACCGAGCGCCAGAACGGGACCCGCAGAAGCGAACGCATCACGCTCGGCGGATTTGAGGTCTATCGGGACTATGACGCCGCCGGACTTGCCATTAATTTGCAGCGCGAGACGCTGCATGTGATGGATGACCAGCGCCGAATTGCGTTGATCGAGACCCGCAGCCTCGGCAATGACGGGTCTCCGCAACAACTCATCCGCTATCAGCTCGGAAATCATCTCGGCTCCGCCAGCCTGGAACTGAGCGATGCCGGCGAGATCATCAGTTACGAGGAGTATACGCCCTACGGCGCCACCTCCTATCAGGCCGTCCGCAGCCAGACGGAGACTCCCAAGCGCTATCGCTTCATAGGATGCGAGCGTGACGAGGAAAGCGGGTTCTATCTCTGCGGAATGCGCTACCACGCGCCCTGGCTCGGGCGATGGGCCAGTTGCGACCCGGCCGGCCTTGCCGGTGGACTGAACCCCTATGCCTATGCCCACGGCAATCCGATCCGTTTTATCGATCCCCTCGGCCTTGAGCCCGAGCCCGTCAATTTGCCGGCCAACACACCCCAGGATGCGGAGGGCAATTATCTTATTCCCGGCGAAATCATAGAGATCGTCGACAAGGCGCCCGTCGTGGACGAGCTGGAGTCCGCCCGACGGCGGGGGCTCATAGACGTCGTCAGCCGAGAGGAGTTCGAACGCCAGATCCGGTTCCAGAACCGCGACAACAAAAGCGACTACAGCTGGCTCACCGGCCCTCCCGAGGAGTGGTACTGGACCGAGTTTCCCGAAGAAGCCCAGGCCGAAGCTGAGGCGAAATTTGATCAGGCCGTGAGCAAGGAATACAAGCGCGTCACCGACGACCTCTCTGTCAGCCTGTCCAAATCCTATCGGAGGATGGAGGCTGCCTATAATGTGGGCAGAGGCATTGCCATCGGCACCGGCGTGGCGGTCACGGTCCTCTTTGGCGGCGCTGCAGCGATCGCTGCCGAAAGCAGCCCGGCAACCTTTGCGTTCGCAGCCTCGGCCTATAATTCCACGCCCTTGGTCATCGGCGGCGCCCTTGTCGCCGGCATCGTTGCTCCGCCTGGAGTGGACGTCCCAGGACCGTGGGACGACGTTAGCAAGACCCTGAAGACCCTGGGCGTCTTCGAACAAGACGTTGCCAAATTCGCCAAGGGCGAGAAGGTCTGGGGACAGATCGAGAGGGGATCGGCGAAGGTTCTCGGCTATTTCCAGCTCGGCAAACGCAAGGTCACCGCCGGCGTCCTGGAGTTGAAGTCAAACGACGAGGGCGGCAACATGATCAGGGCCATCCTCACCTTCCGACAGCAGGCAACCGCCTTGGCGAAGCAACTGGGGGT
- a CDS encoding membrane lipoprotein lipid attachment site-containing protein — protein MRKLLMGAFAALLLTGCVTTQDKIVSRDQFLAEATRSYTGVSKEQVIRAAQAVLLQSDDADDWDFGYTTNGFTGTRKYFVYAVIAATSGREKWEFNTEQVGGAVQASLTVSDLANVGTYGTSVVEINLNRILLQRLFWKRVDYVLGRRPDWVSCDEAMAEAQAAKADPEVLSGLCGFTSEGKKNPPPQRIVNVTS, from the coding sequence GTGCGTAAATTATTGATGGGAGCATTCGCTGCTCTGCTGCTTACGGGTTGTGTTACAACCCAAGATAAAATTGTCAGCCGCGATCAATTCCTCGCCGAGGCCACTCGGTCATACACTGGTGTGTCAAAGGAACAGGTGATCCGGGCAGCTCAAGCCGTCCTCCTGCAGTCGGATGACGCAGATGATTGGGACTTTGGCTACACCACCAACGGCTTTACCGGCACCCGCAAGTACTTTGTGTACGCAGTCATTGCCGCGACCAGTGGCCGGGAGAAGTGGGAGTTCAACACGGAGCAGGTCGGCGGAGCAGTACAAGCCTCTCTGACCGTGAGTGACTTGGCAAATGTCGGCACCTATGGGACCTCTGTCGTCGAGATTAATCTCAATCGGATCTTGCTTCAGCGCCTGTTCTGGAAACGCGTGGACTATGTGCTCGGCCGGCGGCCTGATTGGGTGAGCTGTGATGAAGCAATGGCAGAAGCGCAGGCGGCAAAGGCTGATCCGGAAGTGCTGAGCGGCCTGTGCGGATTTACGAGCGAAGGCAAGAAGAATCCACCACCTCAGCGCATCGTAAACGTGACCAGCTAA
- a CDS encoding PepSY domain-containing protein, whose translation MSNRYMLAAVVAVAFTAMPARAADRPPTADERSKIESVLKAEGFQRWDDIEWDDDGYWEVDDAVAQDGREYDLKLNAEYAIIVRDPD comes from the coding sequence ATGAGCAATCGATACATGTTAGCCGCTGTTGTTGCCGTGGCCTTTACGGCGATGCCGGCGCGTGCCGCCGACCGGCCACCGACGGCCGACGAGCGCTCGAAGATCGAAAGCGTCTTGAAGGCAGAAGGCTTCCAGCGCTGGGACGACATCGAGTGGGACGATGACGGGTATTGGGAAGTCGATGACGCGGTCGCCCAGGACGGACGAGAATATGATCTGAAACTGAATGCAGAATACGCGATCATCGTTCGCGATCCCGATTGA
- a CDS encoding DUF805 domain-containing protein: MLGAILYNLANLAHFRDRETRAQFWPYAIFVSILAFIVSGIVMSTALDGSFDRFQRFAAENPELATIHSGPAGTSINIKGYHPELMPDLNLILSTFGISVLALVGLLAAAVTRRLRDSGRSGFWGCLPLPFLAAAFVLVPNLLPPDDFNLTVFISLFINNIFYLGALAVLVSFLARPSSASSVSREV, translated from the coding sequence ATGTTAGGCGCGATACTATATAATCTGGCAAATCTGGCCCATTTTCGGGACCGTGAGACCAGAGCTCAGTTTTGGCCATATGCAATCTTTGTCTCCATTCTTGCCTTTATTGTTTCGGGAATCGTTATGTCGACAGCCCTTGACGGCAGCTTCGATCGATTCCAGCGTTTCGCTGCAGAGAACCCGGAGCTCGCAACCATCCACTCTGGACCCGCGGGGACCTCTATAAACATCAAAGGCTATCACCCGGAGTTGATGCCAGACCTGAACCTTATTCTCTCGACATTTGGGATCTCTGTCTTGGCCTTGGTTGGACTGCTTGCGGCAGCCGTGACACGACGGCTTCGAGACAGTGGCAGGTCAGGTTTTTGGGGCTGTTTACCCTTGCCGTTTTTAGCCGCTGCTTTCGTCCTGGTTCCAAATCTCTTACCGCCAGACGATTTCAACCTCACTGTGTTTATTTCGCTCTTTATCAATAACATTTTTTATTTGGGTGCCCTGGCGGTTCTGGTGTCATTTCTCGCGCGTCCGAGTTCGGCTTCCAGTGTCAGCAGAGAAGTTTAA
- a CDS encoding RNA polymerase sigma factor: protein MLPRLRRYGLVLCKSSAAADDLVQSACLKALASAEKWTLGTRFDAWAFRIMRNHWIDQIRKNAWEVPLDPETSEGAMVEDGERGIMARFELEDVRQAIEKLSHEQQEVLLLICGDEMSYREASEILDVPIGTVMSRLARARQQLLKLTGTD, encoded by the coding sequence TTGCTGCCCCGGCTTCGCCGGTATGGGCTGGTGCTGTGCAAGTCTTCTGCAGCTGCCGATGACCTGGTTCAAAGTGCCTGCCTCAAGGCATTGGCATCTGCCGAAAAATGGACTTTGGGCACCCGTTTTGATGCCTGGGCGTTTCGAATTATGCGGAACCACTGGATCGACCAAATCCGAAAGAACGCCTGGGAGGTCCCGCTGGATCCGGAGACTAGTGAAGGGGCGATGGTGGAGGATGGTGAAAGGGGCATCATGGCGCGGTTCGAACTGGAAGATGTCCGTCAGGCGATTGAGAAACTCAGCCATGAGCAGCAAGAAGTTCTCCTGCTCATCTGTGGAGATGAAATGAGCTATCGCGAGGCTTCGGAAATTCTCGACGTTCCGATCGGTACAGTCATGAGCCGTCTCGCCCGCGCGCGCCAGCAGCTGTTAAAGCTGACAGGAACCGATTGA